TGAGGGAGCAGGACTCTGAACCATTTCAGAGGTACTGTGCTCACCCTTGCGGGGTTTTATTCTAGGTCAAAGAAGATTCTTATGAGAAATCCAGAGCTAGTATCTCCTTGAGTAGAAGAGATTGATTTATGCTGGGAGGTGATTTCCACTACAGGTAGGTGAGATAGGACAAGTCAGTAGCAGACACCACCATGGCTCTGGGCACAAGAACGACATCCCTGGGTGATCTTTCCTCCCATTCATATTGTGCATCTTAGGTAGGAAAATAGACACGCATGTCTCCCTCCCTGACCTTAGGAAATTTCTGCCTactgagctgtgtgtgtgtgtttagcatCCCTCTCAAAATCATCTCCCAGTGTAACTGAGTGGTGGAGGTTCAAGCTGGCCCCACTCTCAATGAGAAGGGGCTCAGACAATGAGAGGCTCTATATCCAGGCATTGTCTCTGAAACagccaaattaataaaatgaCTTTATGTatcagctgggcttccctggtggctcagatggtagagactctgcttgcagtgcaggagacttaggttcaatccctgggtcgggaagatcccctggagaagggaatggctacccactccagtattcttgcctggagaactccatggacagaggagcctggagggctacagtccatgatgtcacaaagagtcaaacacgactgagcaactaacaaagaTATTGATGTCCAGGGAAGCCtcccttagaaaataaaattctaataacAATTACAGCAAATCTTTTCTTTGCTGAAATAATGTAAGAGATACATTTTCCATATATCTAATCTTTTTTAGAACCATCCTTAGGGTATCACCCTGTTGTGATGATTATCAGATTTGAAATCacagtattttatataaataactttCCTGTCATAAAGAAGATAGAATGAGTTCCAACACTTCCAACGAGAggtggagaaataaataaaatccatagATCATGAAACTTTCTAACTTATAGGACTGGCCCAGTAGACAGAATTACTCATACTGACCATGCAAACCTTTTCTTATCTGAgctgttattgttttatttactgtACTGGAAAGGCAAAGATTTGGGCATCACTTTTCTgacattttcttgcttcttccagTACAGTATCTGCTTAAGAGTTTTAAtctttattcaattttatttttatgctgtttaattttaacagaaaaatgataataatggtaatgaaaaggaaaaatttaaaaattattaattcagGCACAAAATTAGCTAGACCAAAAGGTGATAAACGTACATTCCTACTGAATAGTAATAGACTGAGTTACCTTCAACAAATATTATGGTTCTTCATGTTCAGAGAGTAAATGTgtgcttgttgctgttgtttagttgctaagtcatgtccaactctttgggaccccatgaattgcagcacgccaggcttctctgtccttcactatctcccagagtttgctcaaacttgtgtccattgaatcagtgatacaatccaaccatctcatcccctgtttcccccttctcctttggccctcaattttccccagcatcatggtctttttcaatgagtcagatcttcacattaggtggccaaagtataggaattTCAGCTGTGTCTAAGAATTTCTCAGTAGACATGTTGCTATCTCCATTTTATGTAATATAGTTATGGTCTTTCATTGTAGCAAAAATCAATGTCACAAACTTAATACCATTTACACAGAACCCCGCCCCCCCCAAAAGCAATCACATTTACGGAAATGAAGAAACTGTAATTTTGTCTCTGTTTCATTTGCCAGTAATCAGATCCTAACTATGAACTTTTCTAACAAAATAGAAGCCATGTGTTGGTCAATTGAAGGTGGCAATAGAAGATATtagaaatatgcatttttgaattaaaatgaaaatcatccatttaacaaacatttcctGAGCTTGCTTCACCTAGAATCATATTAGTTATAATGAGACATAAAAATGTACATgacatattcagttcaattcagtcactcaattgtgtctgactctctacaaccccatggactgcagcacaccaggcttccctgtccatcaccaactcccagagcttactcaaactcatgtgcattgagtcggtgatggcatccaaccatctcatcctctgtcatccccttctcctcctgcccccaatccctcccagcatcagggtcttttccaatgagtcaactcttcgcatgaggtggcccaagtactggagtttcagctttagcatcattccttccaaagaaatcccagggctgatctccttcagaatggactggttggatctccttgcagtccaagggactctcaagagtcttctccaacaccacagttcaaaagcatcaattcttcagagctcagctttctttatagtccagctctcacatccgtacatgactactggaaaaaccatagccttgactagatggacatttgttgacaaagtaatgtctctgctttttaatatgctgtctagcttatTAAACTAGTCAAACTAGTTATAACTAGTCATTaaactggtcataactttccttccaaggagtaagcgtcttttaatttcatggctgcaatcaccaactgcagtgattttggagccccccaaaataaagtcagccactgtttccactgtttccccatctatttgccatgaagtgatggggttgAAGATATAACTCCTTTAACTTTCACTGTTGACAAAGCCTACACATTTAACAGGTGCCTGAGGAGTCTCCTCATATGAATCTACTCAAATCTCAACAGTAGAAAATAACCCTTTTATATGTCGTCTGAATACTAGCCTTAAAATGGGGTTAGAGACTGAATGACTAAATTCATCCTATACttataagcattaaaaaaaatgtgtgaacTAAAATAATATCCACCATTTTAAGAGACAACTCATAATTACTTGGAGGGAATATATTGTCTTCTCTATTGACTTTTACTGTAAGCCATGTGTGATAAAATGCCATTATATTTTTGCAACATTTTAACAAGGTATGGTATTAATTGTATGAAAGTAATGTTAACTCCAAAAAATAATGTTAaccccaaaatcactgcgaatggtgactgcaaccatgaaatcagaagacgattacttcttggcaggaaagcaatgacaaacctagacagtgtgttgaaaaacagagacattactctgctaacAAAGCTGTATCGTTAGGCTGTGGTATTACCAATGGTCACCGACCACTGTGAGAGccgcactgtgaagaaggcagaccaccaaagaattgatgccttcgaactgtggtgctggagaactcctgaaagtcccttaagacagcaaggatatcaaaccagtcaatcttaagggagatcaaccctaaatattcactggaaggactgatgctgaaggtgaagctccagtattttggtcatctgatgggaACAGACAatctttggaaaagtccctgatgctgggaaagattgagggcagaaaggaagagggcgtcagagaatgagatggctggacggcatcaccgataaagtgaacatgaacttgggagatgctgagggacagggaggcctggtgtgctgcagttcatggggttgcaaagagtcagacatgactgagtgactgagcaacaacaacttgTAATTATTTAACATGTATAAGCAAAAATCTTTCTTTTACTGTAATGAATCAAATAATTACCGTTGCCATCACATAGGAGAAACAGGAATCTCTCTCAAGTTAGAAACTGGAATTGAGAAGAAAACACTAGGTTAGATACAACATGAGAAATCTGTGTTTCTTGTTCTTAATAATATAGATGTAAAGCTATCCAGGACGGAAATATGAAGAGTGGTATCAGGGCAGTTTGTTTCATGTGGAACCTGGAGagtaaaaacacaaatgaaagtgTTATAACTTATGAACTTAATtaggagataaaatattaaaacatttttattcaagGAAACAGTATGCAGCCATTCAAAGTATGTTACAGAGAAATATTTAGACATGGAAAATCATTCCTGATgtttataagtgaaataaataggTAACTAACAACactgacacacatatatatacgtatacatataaaTGGATGTACAGTAAAATGGTGTGACTATGTATACAGAACATTAACAATGATCATCTATGGTTGTATGTTTTAGAGTACTACCTCTTCAGTCTTTTAAATACAGTTTCACGATGTTTTCCTAAGAAGCTTTTGAAACAATGTCAAAAACTCATGCAAGGTAGGTATGACATTATTCACACCAGGAACCACACTCTTAATATGTTCAAAAATCTGTGGTTTTtttgaatagaaataaaagcaagaaaatcGTATAAACATTGTCATTAACAGGCTACTAGTTACAAATacagggcttaccaggtggtgctagtggtaaagaaccagcttgccaatgcaggaaatataagagacTCAGGGtcaatacctgggtggggaaaatcccctggaggagggcatggcaacccactccagtattattgcctggagaatcacacagacaggggaaccttgtgggctacaatccataggatcacaaaaaacatgactaaagtaacttagcacacatgcagttacaaatatatatattaacttaaaaaagTACTGAATAATATCAAGACCATTTTCTTCAAAACTATTATTCAATTTAGTGAAATTGATTTGAGACCATAAGGGAAGACAGGTaagatatattttcaaagtaattaAAAGAATCAGTTATTCCCTATAACAATTTGTGCACTTTCCCAAATTAAATGTTGATTCTTTTCAATGAGGACATAAAAATCTGGCAAATATcatgataaaagtaaaaattattaaaattcagaTACTGCTTTATATGATTTGTTTTTACTAAAAGTAATCAgatctctttggagaaatgactgtgtCCATGGCTGAAGtggaaaatgtaataaaacagCTTGAAACATCTTATCAGAAGTAAGAAAGTACTCAAAAATTATGGGAACACATTAAAATGCCAAAGGAGTGAACTTTGAGGTTCATATCTAGAACAGTTAAGGATGTAATGATAAATAAATAGTTGTAATCCATtgataaaaaaaatcatgagtCCATATTGACagacaaaacagagagagagaagagacagatACAGAtgcacttgttgttgttcagttgctcagtcatgtcagactcattgtgaccccagggattgcagcacaccagacttccctgtccttcaccacctcccggagcttactcaaactcatgtccattgagtcagtgatgccatccaatcatctcttcctctgttgtccccttctcctcctgccttcaatctttgctagcatcagggtctctctgatgagttagctcttcacatcaggaggccaaagtattgaagcttcaggttcaacatcagtccttccaatgaatattcagacttaTTTCcgttaggagtgactggtttgatctccttgctgtccaagggactctcaagagtgttctccagcaccacagttcaaaagcatcagttcttcagtgctcagccttctttatggttcaactctcacatccatacatgactactggaaaaaccatagctttgacaacgtgaacctttgttggcaaagtaatgcctctgctttttaatatgctgtctaggtttgtcatagcttttcttccaaggagcaagtgactcatagagacagatagatagatataggaCTTTTCCATATACTAAACTTGACAACCCATATATATAAAAGCAATGAATGAGTTGGAATGCCACATTTTGTAAACATCATTACTAATAATTGAATCAGGCAAGTAATCGATAGATGCTCAAATGAGTTGCTGAAAGCTTTATGAGGAACagaatatttacatattaattttaatgGATGCTCCATTAAATtacattaggggaaaaaaagaatgattttatAATGGAGATGGTTGTGATGAATCATCTTTACCAAGTGATCTGAGTTAGTGTCACCAACAATGGGACAAGTTAATATCATGCACCTACTCAGGGATGTTTTTCCTGAAGAGGGTGAATAATCTGAATCAAAAATGGGGAATTTTGTATCATTCCATTTGAGGAACACTCTACTAAAGAAGTACTCTTATTCCCTTAAAATATATCAGTGTCATGAAACCCAAAGAAAGATTGAGTATTCCAAATGAAGGAAAACTAAAGAGTGGGAGGACTAGCGAGAGAAAACTATGAATTAAAAAATCATGTTAATATGAAATTGCctgattttaataattgtattgtgGTTAAGTTAAATAAGTATCTTTGCTCTTGGAGAAATAAATGAGGAATTTAAGGTAAATATGCATCATGTCTCCAATGTAAACTGAAGGggttcagaaagaaagaatatgttatatatggagagaaaaagagaataaaaaggcaaatataaaagaaatattaaaattcattgTATCTGGGTTTTTGTATATGGGAGTTCCTTGTACAGTTCTTAACGCTTTTCTATCTTTAAATATGTCTCATATTCATCGATTTTGAGGAGTACGTAGGACAAGGACTCAACCTTTGTCTGAGCTCATTTTGAGATGAGTAACTCCAATTTCCTTGATCCTCCACCTCTAACTCCTCTTATCACATTTCATTCCTTGACAAGCTGTCATTAAGGAATGGAAAGTAACCAGTCATGGGTCACAGAATTCATCTTGGTAGGCTTCCATCTCAGcgcaaagatggaaaagcttctCTTCTGGATCTTCTCCCTGTTTTACATCTTCAGTCTGCTGGCAAATGGCATGATCTTGGGACTCATCTGTCTGGACCTGAgactgcacacccccatgtacttcttcctctcacATCTGGCCATCATCGACATGTCCTATGCTTCCAACAATGTCCCCAAGATGATGGCAAACTTAGCAAACAAGAATAGAACCATCTCCTTTGTCCCATGCATACTGCAGACTTTTTTGTATTTGGGGTTTGCTGCTACGGAGTGCCTGATTTTGATGGTGATGTCCTACGATAGGTTTGTGGCGATCTGTCATCCCCTCCAGTACACTGTCATCATGAACTGGAGAGCTTGCAGGGTCCTGGCTACCACTTCCTGGGCATGTGGATTTATTCTGGCTCTGGCCCATGCAGTTCTCCTCCTAAGATTGCCCTTCTGTGGGCCTTGGGAAGTGAACCACCTCTTTTGTG
This DNA window, taken from Bos indicus isolate NIAB-ARS_2022 breed Sahiwal x Tharparkar chromosome 4, NIAB-ARS_B.indTharparkar_mat_pri_1.0, whole genome shotgun sequence, encodes the following:
- the LOC109558021 gene encoding olfactory receptor 2A2-like, which gives rise to MESNQSWVTEFILVGFHLSAKMEKLLFWIFSLFYIFSLLANGMILGLICLDLRLHTPMYFFLSHLAIIDMSYASNNVPKMMANLANKNRTISFVPCILQTFLYLGFAATECLILMVMSYDRFVAICHPLQYTVIMNWRACRVLATTSWACGFILALAHAVLLLRLPFCGPWEVNHLFCEILSVLKLACVDTWINQVVLLAASIFVLVGPLCLMLVSYIRILCAVLKIQSKEGRRKAFSICSSHLCVVGLFFGIAMLVYMVPDSNQREEEEKILSLFHSLFNPFLNPLIYSLRNAQVKGALYRALQKRSV